CCCACAGCCACAAGCACCACCCCAGCCCCTCTATGCCACAAGCTAAGGCACTGTTAAGTTACTGCAGAGATGTATTTTTGGGTTTCAGTTTGCAATAATTTAGAAGAACCTCACCAGCCCTCCAGCACaaggtggcagtgctggcaggaagCCCTCTGTCTCCTGGGGTCATGAAGATGAGGTGTCCCCATGCTGGTCACTCCAGTACCCAGCAGGACAGACCCACCCAGCTCTATTGGGGCCAgactgtcccctgtccctcacACCTGGGCATCTTCTGGAGACTCTGGGGAGTCCTTGCTCCCACACTCTCTCCCAGGGGGACAAGGAAAGCCACTGCAGTGGAACCAGACAGGTCCTGGCACTCTGAGGCAGCTTGGTCCATGCCATGCCattctgcagcatcctgggacATCAGTGGgacatcctcctcctcttgccAGCCTTCACAGGAGCCATGCCAGGGCTAGCGTGGCGGCAGGCGGTGTCGGAGCACGCGCAGGGACAGGCTGTCAGCCTGCAACAGCAGCTGGCGGATGtgggccagccccagccccgagACAGCCGCACCGTTGACCTGCAGGATCTCGTCCCCCACGCCCAGGAGCCCCGCGTAGAGCTTGGCCGTGCCAGCATCCGCCATCTCCTGCACGTAGACACCTGCGGAGAAAACGGGGATGGTTGAGAGCCCTTCCTGCCCCCGGAGCgcccaggggctgcacagaAACAAACCTGTGATAAACAGCCTTTGGCGTGGGCTGTGTGTCTCAAGCCAAGTGCTGATGGACACACAGAATTGTGTGTTGGCAGTGTCCCCCCTCCTGCATCACCTCTGCGGCTCAGCAGCAATGGAGCAACCCCCTGCACCCGTGCCAAGCTCACCCCTGGAGTGGAATGAGAGCCCACTGGAGGAATCACAGCGTGCCAAAGCTTTGGGATGATCCCACAATACCTCTGTCGGGCCGGCCATGTCCGGAGGTGACAGAGAAGCCGAAGGTGCCGTGGGGGTGtcgctgcagctccagctggctggTGCCATCAGGGAAGACCTCAACCACGCGCCCCACCGCACGCAGCTGGCCGGGCGCCCCGATGTCCTCCACGCTCAGCGAGCGCTGAGGCCCGGAGTCCCCCTTcctgtggggagagggaagatgGGTGAGTGGGGAcaagggaagctgctggagacCAGGTgatgcagcccctggcagcactgagccACCACAGCACCCCAGAACAGTGTCCTGGGCACCGCAGGGATGTGCCAGGCCCCATCCTACCTGTCAGCCATGGTCTGGGGCAGGAGGTAGGCACTGGCACGGGGTGCCTTCCCCAGCTGGGGATGCAGGCTCTGGATAGAGGCAGCTTTTTGGGGCTGGCAGAAGGGTGACACCTGGGGAGAAACACCTGGCTGAGATGGGGAAGTTGTGCAGCACCGCAGTGCTTCACCGACTGATGTGCCAGGGGAGTGGAGGAACTGGGACATCCCACGCACCTGGAGCACTCCCCAGCTCACTGCTGAGGAGGGACAAGTATATCGGCTCTTCCGCTAccacctctctctccctccttcccccttccACTTCCCAGTTGGCTCCGGGCTCTCAAACACAGCAGTTTTGCAGTGGCACATCCCCCCACGTACCCTCCAGGACTGCCTGAGCCACAAATGCACACTCAGGTACACTTCATCCCAACCCGGCATCCTTTCCCTTGTGCCACTCCAGTCTCCCCATGATGAGGGGGGATGTCCAAGCTcaccagctgcagggactgTAGGGACGGTGACTTCTTGACACTGGGGCTGCCCTGTGGGGAGCCGCCGgttgctgggagctgctccatgcTGTAGCAGCGGAAGCGGCCCAGGCGCTGCTTGGTGCTCTGGCTCAGGCTGCACAGGAGCTTCTTCAGCCCCGAAGCGCTGCTGCCCTTGCGGCTCACTGGCCACCCCGACTCCCTGGGTGGAGAGGTGTGGCGGTCACATACTGAGTGTCTGCAggacctgcagctgcctctgggctgggggtgcaTCCTACCACCCGCCTTGGCAGCTGTGAGAGCTGTGGTTTCTGCGAGGTTTTTGGAGCCAGGGAGATCAACCAAGCAGcatcctgcagtgcccaggagggatgctcagggctgCCCGGTTTGGGAGGCCATGCCCGTGCTCACTCACCCTTGTGCCGCGCTTCCGGCCGAGTGCCGCTGTTGCTGCGCTCCCGACATCCCAGCACGTTCCCCGGCAGGATGGGCAGTCTCCGGGGGCACGGCGGTGACAGGGCTGCCAGCGGGGTGTGACAGTGTCCCTGCAACCATAGAGAGACAGTCACATGCCTGTTTCACTGGGGAACCCCCAGCACTCCATGCGCGGGACTCTTACCTCTGCCCGTCCCCGGGGCGTCCTGCCCGTGGGTGTTGTTGCAATTGTTGGTGGACAAGGCACGGAGGGGGCTCCCCGGGAGCCaccgggggctgcagggactcCGCCGCTCGGCCGGCCCCGCTGTGCCCCCGGGCTGCGGTGGGGCTGCGCTGCCAGCATCCGGCTCCGGGCCCCGGACTCCTTGGCTCGGCGCCtggcggctgctgctggagaacagTGCTTTCCTGCAAGGCACCGGGGCGCAGGCCTTCTTGGTAGGAGGGGGAGCAGGGACGTGGGTGCCTGGGATGGGGGTACTGGTCCTCAGCTGCGAGGAAGGCTCCAAGGGCTcactgggctgctgtggggggCGAGCTGTGTTTCCCACTCCCTTGCTGCTGCCCCCCAGATGTCGATGGGGCTCCCCATCTTCCCGGCTGCTGGTTCTTCCCGATGGTGGGGGGCAAACAGGCCCCGGACCCGAGTCCCCGTCCTCGGGGCTACCGCTGGCCACACACGTCCCTTTCCTGGCCCTCGCCTCGGGCTgcggggcagcgcggggagCTCTGTGCCCGCGAGTGCGGGGGTCCCGGTGCCCCCGCAGGTGGGGGCTGCGGGGTCCTGCCTCCTCGCTGTCCGTCCGGCAGCCGTCGGAGGTGTCGGTGCTCTCCAGGGCCGAGTCCACCTCATCGATGTAGGTGACATCCCCGATGTAGGTCTCCTTGATCTTCTCGGTGTGGATGCGCTGCCGGGAGGGCAGGATCCACAGCGGGGATCCTCCTGGGCCCAGAGGCCTGATTTTAGGCTCTGTCTGGGCAGAGCTTGGCCCTCTGCTGTCGCCTGGGACGCTTCTTTGTGCCGCAGGGGTACTTTTGGCCAGGTCGGGGGCAGCTTGCGTGTCTGTGCCCCGGCCGGCGGCAGCACCAAGGAAGGAGCCGCAGGCGCTGCACTTGCCCCCGGCCACGAGGTCGCCACTGCGGGCTTTGGGCTGCCCAGCTTCGTcccccggctgcctgctgccgGCCGGCTCCGGCGAGGTGAGCGCCGAGCCCAGCGCCCGCCGGTGCCGCAGCTGCAGCCGCTCCAGGTACCGCACCTCGGCGTCCCGGGCCGACTCGTCCTCGAAGCGGACGCGGGATGGGGACGGTCCTCGCGGCCGCCGCAGCCGCCCGCAGCTCGACTCCCCGCTGGACGAGTCGCTCAGGCTCCCGCCGTCCCGCGGGGCGACGCTCGGCCTCCCGCTGggctccctgccatggggacagaCAGACGGACGCCCTGCAGGCGAGCTGCTCGGCAACCCTGGGAAAGCAGGGCGGGAGGGGGAAAACCCAGTGCAAAAGGAGGAAAGCGCAAAACCCAGTGCAAGGAGGAAAGTCCGCCCGGTGCTCCCCGgctgtgcacagccctgcctccctccagctTGAAGCTGAAATCCGGAGAGGCTGGggcacctccctgctgccacgGCTTGACCTCCATCGCCCCTTCCCTGCCCGAGGTGTGCGGTTAATCATTCCAGGAGCACCACATCGCACATGACCTGGCGAGATGCCGCTGTGGTCCAGCCTCCAGCAGCGAGTCTCGCCCGAGACatttcccatcagctgggaaaCGCCATCCTCCCACCATTGATACTTCCGTGTGATCATAAACCACAATGAACTAAACGCCTCCCAAACACCGTGCTGTGAAGAGGTCGGGCACATCCAGGGTAAGAGGCAGCGGGTCGGATCCCGGCTCTGCACGCGTGCCTGCACACATGTGCCCGCTCCAAACACCGTGTGGATGTGCCTCAAACCCGGCTGCGGGCCTGGGAACACCGCGGGGGCAGGAAGGTGTCACTGACCTGGGCTGCGGGACGGcggcggggaggaggaggatgtcGTGGCTGGCGCGCAGCGGGTTCGTGCGAGCCTTCATGCGGGCgcgctgcagcagctgcttggcCTGCTCGTGCCGCGGGCTCAGCTCGAGCTCCTGCCCGGCCACAAAGGCCCTGCGGCCCCGCAGCGGGCAGGGggattaggaaaaaataacagGGATTAGACGTGCTTTAACTGTGACGACgaggctgctctgcccagggaaaactgGGCTTGGCTGCCACTCATGGGCGGACTGGCGGTCGCGCTGGGGGATGGCCGTGCGGGCACCTCGCACCCCCGGTGCCAGGTGAGATTTTAGGGCAGGCTCAGCACCCACACAGCTCGGGCACAGGCTCAGCTGAGCCAGTGCTTTGTGCCACGGGCATCCCGGAGGTGGATAGGGAAACGGGGGCAGGCACcacttcccatccctgccagtGTAAATCCCGCGGCGGTGGGGAAGCAGGAAGGGTTGGGATGACTCCCTGACCTGATTGTCTTGCTGTCTTCCCTTCCTTGCAGGTAGTCTTTCCCCGCACCCCCAGCCTCTTCTGATTGCAGGGTGAGGGACCtgacagctctccctgctgcaccaCTGCCTTCCTGGCTGGCCGTGGCCCTAATCCTCCTGATTAAAACAATCCGCTCAGGCAGTCTCCTCGGGAAGCCCGGCCTTAACCTCTTCAGTGCAGCACGGTGGGCACACGCTGgcccccccagcagcaccatgggAGGCCCAGGCCTCCCCCAGGCTTTGGCTGCCCTGCCCACAGGAGGTGCTGCATCCCCGGCTCTGCCTTGCACCCTCCCATCACTGatccagctgccagagcagagcagaggcagtgaCCACAatactggggggggggggggggtgtctTTCCCCACTCACTGTTCTGCCCTTTGCAGCCCCCAGCCTCTCACCTGCCTATGCCACCTCCTTATTTTTAGTGCTCACCTGTAAGGTTTTTCATTAGTCCAACAAGATTACACACTCCTGCCGCCTTGATCCTCTTAAGCACCTGGAGCAAATTTCTGTCCCATCCTCTTCCCCAgtccccttcctgccctggcaTCCTGGCAGGGATGTCCTGAGCTCAGACACCAGGGGATacccagctcctgtcccttgtcccacTGAAGCATTGCTGGGGCCCAGCCACACTCCCTCACCAGCTACCCCACGgcccttccctggagctgcttcaAAAGGTGCATTTAGAATTAAAGACTGGGGAATGTGAAAGAGGGAAATGTCTATTTCTGCCACACTGGGACTGACCTACCTGCAGCCCTCAGCATCCTGCAGCGAAACCCCCGAGTCCCAGTCCCCATTGCTCGCTGGCATCTCTGAAATGCAGGGCAGGACAAAGCATTAGCCTGGTTGGATGGCAGCCCCCTTCCTCTTGGTAGCACCCCTCTTACATCCCACCCCAACACCCTCCACAGGCCTCTCCCAGATATTTGGCTCTGGGAGATCCCAAAGGAGTGGAATGGGGAGCAACAGCACCTGGCTGTAGGTGTGGGACTGTGGGGATGGGGGCATGGGGTCATCGGGGCAGATGCTATCAAAGTAGAACTTTATTCTCTTTTCTAGTTGCAGCTTGCAAAGGGACACTGATGCCCACTGACCTGGTGTGTCCCCAAAATTTTCTTGCTCTTGCTTTCAGCAGTGAAATTCCTCACCAGGACACCAGAGCGGACTAACAGGTATCATCCAGAGCATCCACTGAGCACCTCCTACATCCCGGTGaaggggatggggcagccctgggggtgtgaggcagcagggagctgcacctGCAGCGTCGGAGGCTGGAGGCTGGCCCTGAGGACTCCGGTCATCCAAAAGGTTTTCCCTCCCACTTCCCCCAGCTGTCCTGAGCGAGCCACCACCTTCCCAAAATACCCACCGGGAGCGGCAAggcccagcacctcctgcagcagccgcCGGTTCCTCTCCACCCGCTCAGCCAGCGagagcctctcccagctctccgCCGCGGGGGCGGGCACGGAGCGACGCCCCCGGTCCCGCAGCGGGGTTTGGGCCTCTTCATCCAGGGAGGGTCTCTCATGGAGGGAGGAACAGTGCCAGGATCTGCTGCTCTTGTCTGGGGGGATCTCGGGGCCTCTCGGCACATCTCGCCTGGGTGCCGGGACCCGCCAGAGCCCTGGAGTGCCGGCGCGGGGTGCCGAGGCGCTACCAGGCTCGGGCTCAGGCACCCCCTCGTCCAGCAGCCCGTCCGTCAGGTAGGTGCGGAGCTGCGCCTGCGGCTCCACCGCCGCCATCTCCGCCCCCGGCTTcccccgccggggccgcggctTCTTGGGCGAGGGGCGCTCGGGGGCAGCCGCGGGGGTCCCCGGCCGCCCGCCCCGCTTCTCCTTCAGCGCCTTCACCTTGCCCTCCAGGACGGCGTGGGGTCCGCGGGCGGCCTCGGGGCGCTCCAGAGGGGCAAGGCTGCGGCCGCTCTGGGGGTGCTGCTTGGGGGGCCGCAGCAGGCGCCGCGCCTCAGCGGGAGGGCTCCCCTCCATCATTCCTGCAGGGATAAAACCCAGGGAATGACCCTGCACTGCCCTCGCCCTGCCCAACACCCACCCACACACCCACGAAGGGCATCACCCCACCTGCCCAGGGGGGTAAAAGCACGCAGTACCACCGGCATGTGCCTGGAGAGGAAGGGGACAACGAGGTGACAGAACACGAGGCCATCCATCCACCCAGAGCACCGACACCCTGCCAGCATCACTGGTGAGCAGGAGGAATGGGGCAGCAATGAGGGATCGGTGGTTCCCCAAAAGGGTGGCcaagggctgggcagcagctcgAGTGCCCACCCACACTGTTCCAGGTGCCCTGGGGCACCCGGCAAGAAGACCCGGAGGGAACTGACACTTCCTGAGCTAAACCAGGGCCCCAAACCTCCGCGGAACACAAATCCCTCCCGGCGACACAACTCGCCGAAGGTGCCACCAGACAGAGCCAGCCCCTGCTCCGCCCCGGCTCCCGGGGCCACACGTGGCACTCGTCCGGCGCCCGCCTGCCGTCCCGGTGGCACCGAGGTGCCGCTGCCCTCCTGCACCCCGCCGGCAGCATCCCGTCCCCACTGGTAGCCCTGGAGGAGCCTCCCCCGTGGCGGGGGTGCAGGAGCATCCCCGTGGCACCCCCCGGGCCCCATCGccgccctgcagcccctcactgctccaggctgagcgGGACGGGGCCACGGGCGGGATGCGAGGGCTGTCCTTACCCCCGGAGCAGCATCGGGAGAGGGCTGGGAAGACGGAGAAGAAAGcggaagaagggaaggaagcaggggagggcaaaaaaagaaataaaaaaaaaaaaaaaccaaaaaaaaaaaaacccaccaaaacaaacgGTCAAACCAGCaaatcccagcccctccagccgAGCCCGAGCTCAGCCGcttggctgggctgtggggccgTAGCTGGCcccgccctcctcctcctcctcctcctcctcctcctcctcctcctcctcctcctcctcctcttcctctccgTGCACCCGGCCAAAGCCGGCCCGGGACCGCCCGGTCCCCTCACGGCCAGGCCACCGCGGCCACTACCactctggggacaggggctgacCCCGCGCTGCCGCCCAGGGAACTCCAGAAGCCCGGGACGGAGGGATCATGCCCTGGCCCTCCCTCAGGAATGTCCTTTGTCTGGGCTGCGGAGAGAAGCCGGGCCCTGCCCGGGTGTCCCGCACCCGCGGCATGGGGACAGTGCTCCCGGCGGCGGGGGcatttctccagcagcaaagcccGCCGGCTCTCGGCACCTTCCTGCGAGCATCACAGGTTTGCAGCTGTCCTAAATTGTCCTGCTTTCCGGAGGCCAAATCCTGCTTGCACCTACGGTGAGCCAGGGCCGTGGCATATccaggcaggagggcagtgggagctgagctgggtgcATCCATACACATCCTTACCCCCAAACCCGGCATGCCACACGTGCCTGCCCACCGCACACCAACACTCCCATCCTGGCACCTGCCCCCCCCCACCAAGGCCCTGCACACCaacatccctgtcctgcccccCCGAGGCCCCCCCCCCACAGGACAAGGGTCCCGGGTGGGGAGCACTTACCTGGAGGTGCCAGGGCTGCCGTCCCTGGGGGCACCAGGGGTCTGAGGGGGCCCAGGGcgtcccggccccgctccggctGCTGCTTTAAGCTGTGGCTTTTGATATTCATGATTGGTTTCATAATCCTGATCAAAAGGAAATCACCAGGATTATGAAATTGTTTTAATCCTTCTGGCTCTGGCCGCACTGGCCTCTGCCAGCACGAGCAGCAAGAAATCACTTTTATCTTCTTAAAATGTCCCCGGCCACCCTGGTGGTCATGGGGCCCTCATCACAGCCAAACCTGAGCCCAAGGGCTTCCTTCCCCACGGGGGCTGAAAACAGGGGTGACTCCATGGGGGACAAACCGAGCATCTTCACTTGGCTGCTTCCAGGCAGGAAGGGCCAGCTGAGAGCTCTGTGTGGaagagcccagggcagaggaaCCACCCTcgccctgtccccagcaccggGGTCCAACCTCCCCTGTGACCCATCTTTACCTGCAGGTCATTCCAGAAAGGGATCCTGGCTCCTTTGCCTGGGCTCTGGAGGTGACACACACCTGGGAGACATCCCCATGGAGCTGGGGTGAGGTGCCAAagcaagggcagcaggagggctcCTGCCACAAGCCAGGAATGTCAGCAGGGAGCCGTGGCTAGGATTAAACCTCCGggaggtggctgctgtgagcagcaacAGGCTTAGAGTGATTTCAAGGCTCTGGGCTCTCTTCTGGAGGCAGATTGATTGCAAGAGGCAATGAAGAGAtttaaagagcaaaataaaagcacagaccCTAAACGACCTagggctgggctgctcagcctctggTCACACACTGTGCTGGTAGGACACGGGCTGCTTAGCCTCTGGTCACACACTGTGCTGGTAGGACACCACCTTGGGGATCAGCTGGTAGGACACCACCACTGGGGATCAGCTGGAGAGAGGCAACCAAAGGCTCCCAAAAGACCACGAGCCTTTGGCCAACACAGCACAGTCTGGGCGGGAGGtttcctccagcaccagcccctggcaTGTTGGGTGTGAGCTGGGCTGCTTCCTATGAGCCCCTCCAACCCCTCCTCAGACATCTCCCTCCTCCAAGcacctccacctcctcccagTACATGGATGTCCTCCACCTCCAGCCACCAGCGacatcccacagctcccaaGAGAGCAGGAGCAACAGGAGCCAATGCTCCATGGGTGGATGCAGCATAGGGGTGGGACTTGggaagacacacacacacacaaaccaggGACAAAAGAGCCATCAGATCATTGGAAAACAAAGAGCttgtaataatgaaaaaaggaCAGATTTCGTAACCAatcactttttcctttgaaaaaacaCAATCACAGTAACTTTGCTGTATACAATCACCTAGAAACTATGAAACAGTATCACAttgtgcagtatttttttttaaacctactTATCAAGAAGGGAATTCCACACTTCAAAAATTATATCCAtttggggaagaaggaggagacAGCTACTAGCGCAGTCACAGATACATCATGAGTCCAAGCAAGCGGCAATTCTTTGTCCTCACCTTTTCCACTGAGCCAAAACAGTAGAGTGGAGAAGGGGAtagcaaaagagaaaggaagggggaagaaagaaagcacCCACAGAGGACTAATCACACTCCATAATTACTTTTGACATCTACAGGGCTTCATAGAAAAATCATTTAGACCAGCACAgcggggagggggagaggaaggCGGCAGTGGGGCCCAGGGGAATTTCGGCACTTCCACTCCAGACCCCTTCTGAGCACCAATCCTTGGCCACAAGGACCTACGGGATGGAGAGGTCATGGCAAGTTCTACCAGGATGCCCAATTTCTCCTCTGGAGTGAAGAGTTTGCAATTTGGTTTACAGAGCTTGAAGGACTGTCAAGCCGCAGGGCACCTTGCCAGGCAGGGGCGGTGCCTCTTGCCCGCTTTGCCACGGTTGTGCCCGGGCCAGGGCAGCCTTTGGCTCCCACCGGGAACAGGGCTGGGGTGTCAGCATCGGGGagcttcccccttccctctccttttccagggTGTTGCAGCAGGGATCGAagcccccagggatggtgacacaCCAGTTTAGCCCAtggtggcagcaggggacaCTGGCCCCAAGGTGCAGAGTTTGGGATGGGGGTCATGAAAAGGAGGCAAGGTCTGATGAGGTGACAGCCACTGAGCCCAGCTGTGACTGCTGCAGAGGTACCATAGGGATTTCCCACTCTtcccccaggagccccagcccctctttTCCAAGGACACAAAACAATCTGATTGCCTTctggaataaaaatgtaaaaaaaaaaccaaaaaaaaaccaaacttaaGGCAGAAGATCACCTTCCCCCTGCGAGTGCAAAGCAGAAGGGTGGAGGAGAGGATGGAGGACATGGCGCTGGGATGCAGCATGTGAGCAAAGTGGCTTTTGTGTCCCCAGCTTGCCAAGCcatgtcccagccccaggacacTTCCCAGCACATGGCCTGATGCTGGGGACACAGACCCTGAAGCCCAGtaagcagagcagggcagcatccctgcaggacAAGGCCAAACCCCCTTGGCcattcaaaacacagcaaaggctTCATGCTGTCCCCACTGCTCGTTGGAAGTAAAATCCCCAGGGATTTTTATCTCCTGAAGCAGGAACATGCTTTCCCTGTCTACCACACTGGACTTTCAGCTGAGCACCAGTAcagaggcagaaggagcagcacaagTGTTTTTAGGGAAGTAGGAGCAGCAGGATCCAACTCTGCTGAGACTTCCACCAGAGATCTCTCCCATTCCAAGATGTTCATGCTGAAGGCTGCTGCCAGTTGACCCCTTTCATTGGAATCAAACAGCAAAGACACTGAGAGAATGAGGAGAACCCAGGAGCAGGGTTGGGAAAGGTGTAGGATGAACATCAGCTGACTTTGGGAATGCACCTGGATGAGAGAGGTAGGAGCTTACTGGATACAGaaaggctgcagccaggagtgctgcaaatgcatttcttttaaaatgtggtgGGACAGCATCAGTTCTCATTGGAGAGCAACCACTCCTGCTTACCAAGTCCAAAGATCCCaatcctgcctggctctcctGTCAGGAACACACCCATGGCACATGGCATTGCTCTGCCCAAGCACAGGGACCTGGTGTTTCTGGTGACACCATCCCAAAGCTACATGGGGAACCCCAGCCAGCAAATAAACTCTGGAGGCTGCAACACCTCTCTCCCTGCAACCCCAAAATCTCCAGAGAAGTGGCAGGATGGAAAGCTGGAGGGAATCAACATGGAGAAGCAGGTTCAAAGGGAATCTCCAAAAGTCACAAATGCCACAGGGTGGCATCTCCTCTCTTTAGACTGCACCATCCTGATGGGTTTCACCAGACCAAAGCAGCTCCACACCATCCTCAGAGCTGTACAATCCAACCTCCACTGAATCAGGAGGCACAGCCCAATACCTGAAATCCACAGCTTAAAGACCTTCCTCAGCTCCCACCTCCCATTCAGCTGCATCCCAACAACTAAAGCAGTGGAAAAACCcctcacccccagctccttttAACGCTGCTCTGTCCCTTCTGGACTGccactctgctgctctccctaCAGGAGTGTTCTCAAGCACCCATgagcaaagcccagctcaggaAATGCAGCCACCCTGGGAATGTCCCCACTCTctggcttctgctgctcccaagGAGCGACAGGGCTATTTTCTCTCACCATCTGTTCTGCTTTATTAGGTCTCCCTTTATTGGCCAGATGTTCTTGTAGATGTGGAGCCATCCTGGCTCTAGTGCTCGCTCTTGGGAGGAATCTGTACACCTGATTTCTCAGAAATctctgggagggagggagggaacaggcagatgcagggctgggagctaGGAGCCTTTAAAAGCCACACTTCTGGGAATTCAGGCTGCTTTCCCCTGAGACAGCATCTCCACTGCCAAGAGGGACgatgttttattttagaagatCATGTTTGTTCCTCATAGCATA
This sequence is a window from Motacilla alba alba isolate MOTALB_02 chromosome 8, Motacilla_alba_V1.0_pri, whole genome shotgun sequence. Protein-coding genes within it:
- the KIAA1614 gene encoding uncharacterized protein KIAA1614 homolog isoform X2; protein product: MKPIMNIKSHSLKQQPERGRDALGPLRPLVPPGTAALAPPGMMEGSPPAEARRLLRPPKQHPQSGRSLAPLERPEAARGPHAVLEGKVKALKEKRGGRPGTPAAAPERPSPKKPRPRRGKPGAEMAAVEPQAQLRTYLTDGLLDEGVPEPEPGSASAPRAGTPGLWRVPAPRRDVPRGPEIPPDKSSRSWHCSSLHERPSLDEEAQTPLRDRGRRSVPAPAAESWERLSLAERVERNRRLLQEVLGLAAPEMPASNGDWDSGVSLQDAEGCRAFVAGQELELSPRHEQAKQLLQRARMKARTNPLRASHDILLLPAAVPQPREPSGRPSVAPRDGGSLSDSSSGESSCGRLRRPRGPSPSRVRFEDESARDAEVRYLERLQLRHRRALGSALTSPEPAGSRQPGDEAGQPKARSGDLVAGGKCSACGSFLGAAAGRGTDTQAAPDLAKSTPAAQRSVPGDSRGPSSAQTEPKIRPLGPGGSPLWILPSRQRIHTEKIKETYIGDVTYIDEVDSALESTDTSDGCRTDSEEAGPRSPHLRGHRDPRTRGHRAPRAAPQPEARARKGTCVASGSPEDGDSGPGPVCPPPSGRTSSREDGEPHRHLGGSSKGVGNTARPPQQPSEPLEPSSQLRTSTPIPGTHVPAPPPTKKACAPVPCRKALFSSSSRQAPSQGVRGPEPDAGSAAPPQPGGTAGPAERRSPCSPRWLPGSPLRALSTNNCNNTHGQDAPGTGRGTLSHPAGSPVTAVPPETAHPAGERAGMSGAQQQRHSAGSAAQGESGWPVSRKGSSASGLKKLLCSLSQSTKQRLGRFRCYSMEQLPATGGSPQGSPSVKKSPSLQSLQLVSPFCQPQKAASIQSLHPQLGKAPRASAYLLPQTMADRKGDSGPQRSLSVEDIGAPGQLRAVGRVVEVFPDGTSQLELQRHPHGTFGFSVTSGHGRPDRGVYVQEMADAGTAKLYAGLLGVGDEILQVNGAAVSGLGLAHIRQLLLQADSLSLRVLRHRLPPR
- the KIAA1614 gene encoding uncharacterized protein KIAA1614 homolog isoform X1 translates to MKPIMNIKSHSLKQQPERGRDALGPLRPLVPPGTAALAPPGMMEGSPPAEARRLLRPPKQHPQSGRSLAPLERPEAARGPHAVLEGKVKALKEKRGGRPGTPAAAPERPSPKKPRPRRGKPGAEMAAVEPQAQLRTYLTDGLLDEGVPEPEPGSASAPRAGTPGLWRVPAPRRDVPRGPEIPPDKSSRSWHCSSLHERPSLDEEAQTPLRDRGRRSVPAPAAESWERLSLAERVERNRRLLQEVLGLAAPEMPASNGDWDSGVSLQDAEGCRRIRATASQEGSGAAGRAVRSLTLQSEEAGGAGKDYLQGREDSKTIRAFVAGQELELSPRHEQAKQLLQRARMKARTNPLRASHDILLLPAAVPQPREPSGRPSVAPRDGGSLSDSSSGESSCGRLRRPRGPSPSRVRFEDESARDAEVRYLERLQLRHRRALGSALTSPEPAGSRQPGDEAGQPKARSGDLVAGGKCSACGSFLGAAAGRGTDTQAAPDLAKSTPAAQRSVPGDSRGPSSAQTEPKIRPLGPGGSPLWILPSRQRIHTEKIKETYIGDVTYIDEVDSALESTDTSDGCRTDSEEAGPRSPHLRGHRDPRTRGHRAPRAAPQPEARARKGTCVASGSPEDGDSGPGPVCPPPSGRTSSREDGEPHRHLGGSSKGVGNTARPPQQPSEPLEPSSQLRTSTPIPGTHVPAPPPTKKACAPVPCRKALFSSSSRQAPSQGVRGPEPDAGSAAPPQPGGTAGPAERRSPCSPRWLPGSPLRALSTNNCNNTHGQDAPGTGRGTLSHPAGSPVTAVPPETAHPAGERAGMSGAQQQRHSAGSAAQGESGWPVSRKGSSASGLKKLLCSLSQSTKQRLGRFRCYSMEQLPATGGSPQGSPSVKKSPSLQSLQLVSPFCQPQKAASIQSLHPQLGKAPRASAYLLPQTMADRKGDSGPQRSLSVEDIGAPGQLRAVGRVVEVFPDGTSQLELQRHPHGTFGFSVTSGHGRPDRGVYVQEMADAGTAKLYAGLLGVGDEILQVNGAAVSGLGLAHIRQLLLQADSLSLRVLRHRLPPR